A genomic stretch from Lathyrus oleraceus cultivar Zhongwan6 chromosome 2, CAAS_Psat_ZW6_1.0, whole genome shotgun sequence includes:
- the LOC127122196 gene encoding uncharacterized protein LOC127122196, whose protein sequence is MLKTASQPSKFVALIVRDIDSTSKRDIIVQHRDGQLQRIDEFHPSYLEYQYPLVLPYGEDGYMLNLLHKYKHEKVCYKEKLKNRQRLVIFPITRTKNGVYYTDYERMENILKKESVTESTFTPWLISNGQFEEAKHLTYAQFVTKFVYEKKKRLWKPHEQSNIDKIMLAVNNKKGGVFLHGYGGTGKTYMWKTVATSLRSKHEIVLIMVSSGITSLLLPDDRTAYSKFKIHMPTIENSTCKIDFDDAHTKLFSQTKLIIWDEASMANKYFFEALDKTLKDVMSSYCSMVKL, encoded by the exons ATGCTAAAAACAGCATCACAACCTTCAAAATTTGTTGCTCTTATAGTTAGGGATATAGATTCTACATCAAAGAGAGACATAATTGTTCAACACCGTGATGGTCAATTACAAAGAATAGATGAGTTTCATCCAAGTTACCTAGAATATCAATACCCGTTGGTTCTTCCATATGGTGAAGATGGTTACATGCTAAACCTACTCCACAAATATAAACATGAAAAAGTTTGTTACAAAGAAAAATTGAAAAACCGTCAAAGATTAGTTATCTTTCCGATTACAAGAACGAAAAACGGGG TCTACTATACTGATTATGAGAGGATGGAAAATATCTTAAAGAAAGAAAGTGTCACAGAATCTACGTTCACACCATGGTTGATTTCAAATGGACAATTTGAGGAGGCTAAACATTTGACATATGCCCAATTTGTAACCAAGTTTGTATATGAAAAGAAGAAGAGATTGTGGAAGCCAC ACGAGCAAAGCAACATCGACAAAATCATGTTAGCAGTTAACAATAAAAAAGGAGGAGTTTTTTTACATGGATATGGAGGTACCGGTAAAACGTATATGTGGAAAACAGTTGCAACTTCTTTGAGGTCTAAACATGAAATTGTATTAATTATGGTCTCAAGTGGAATAACATCTCTATTGTTACCTGACGATAGAACTGCTTATTCTAAGTTTAAAATACATATGCCAACAATtgaaaattcaacttgcaagATTGACTTTGATGATGCCCATACCAAACTATTTAGCCAAACCAAGTTGATTATTTGGGATGAGGCATCAATGGCAAACAAATATTTTTTTGAAGCTCTTGATAAAACTTTAAAGGATGTCATGAGTAGCTATTGTTCGATGGTAAAGTTGTAG